The following proteins come from a genomic window of Plectropomus leopardus isolate mb chromosome 11, YSFRI_Pleo_2.0, whole genome shotgun sequence:
- the LOC121950139 gene encoding high choriolytic enzyme 1-like, with product MTFFKCTLSLLVLLVVSDCSWAEEKELSVSELLWRANKDVVHTEEEPLVIDDIAYDNENERNADPCTSRGCMWGKSSDGKVYVPYIIASHYSSRERSIIERGLVSFHDVSCIRFIKRSNQRDYLSIKSDNGCYSYVGRRGYSQTVSLDRQGCLYHSTVQHELLHALGFNHEQCRSDRDQHIRILWENIQSGWEYAFDKINTLNLNTPYDYNSVMQYHRYAFSGNNKPTMVPIPNANVEFGTATQMSRNDISRLNKL from the exons ATGACTTTCTTCAAGTGCACGCTCAgtctcctcgtcctcctcgtgGTCTCTGACTGCTCCTGGGCTGAAGAGAAG GAACTGTCAGTCTCTGAGCTCCTGTGGAGAGCCAACAAAGATGTTG TGCACACAGAGGAGGAGCCTTTAGTCATTGATGACATCGCTTATGACAACGAAAATGAGAGAAACGCTGATCCCTGCACCTCTCGCGGGTGCATGTGGGGAAAATCCAGCGATGGAAAGGTCTATGTGCCTTACATCATCGCGTCACATTACT CTTCTCGTGAGCGCTCCATCATTGAGCGTGGGCTGGTGTCCTTCCACGATGTCTCCTGCATTCGCTTCATCAAACGTTCCAACCAGAGAGACTACCTGAGCATCAAGTCCGACAATGG CTGTTACTCCTATGTTGGGCGCCGTGGTTATTCCCAGACGGTGTCTCTGGACCGCCAGGGCTGCCTCTACCACAGCACCGTCCAGCACGAGCTGCTCCACGCCCTCGGATTCAACCATGAGCAGTGTCGCTCCGACAGGGACCAGCACATCCGCATCCTGTGGGAGAACATCCAGTCTG GTTGGGAATACGCCTTCGACAAGATCAACACTCTGAACCTGAACACCCCCTACGACTATAACTCTGTCATGCAGTACCACAG GTATGCCTTCTCCGGGAACAATAAGCCAACTATGGTTCCTATTCCCAACGCCAACGTTGAATTCGGCACGGCCACTCAGATGAGCAGGAATGACATCAGCAGACTGAACAAGCT GTGA
- the LOC121949883 gene encoding uncharacterized protein LOC121949883, with protein sequence MIDTEVVLEALSVLCKDGVSCAQRQRLEDGLPTADILEGVAKVHLPIQELSIKDLIPIALCGDRTRNQTLEGAFEKLPVCMINLPNDINKDEKTGQIVIKPEDYLWSEEHLDPRFNYDFTKLKDTKTYYRGGELYKRPCGWQRFALKVLDKYDDNTWLGHNWRTTESVPGEWPVSYHGTDQKFVKAIIEQHLKAGNRKLYGKGIYSTPDIDIAKGFATEFTAKKTKKKYKVILQTRINPEHREKYNDDKYWMVPISEDASDQEQQEKVENAIRPYGLLLQEI encoded by the exons ATGATCGATACAGAAGTTGTGCTTGAAGCTTTGAGCGTGCTCTGCAAAGACGGAGTAAGCTGTGCTCAAAGACAAAGATTAGAGGATGGGTTAcccacagcagacattttggaAGGAGTTGCAAAGGTGCATCTGCCCATCCAGGAGCTGTCCATCAAGGACCTGATCCCTATAGCCCTATGTGGTGATAGAACCAG GAACCAAACTCTTGAAGGAGCATTTGAAAAGTTGCCAGTATGCATGATCAACTTGCCAAACGACATCAATAAAGACGAAAAGACAGGACAGATTGTCATCAAACCGGAAGATTACCTGTGGTCCGAGGAACATTTGGACCCAAGATTCAACTACGACTTCACCAAGTTGAAAGACACAAAGACCTATTACAGAGGTGGGGAGCTGTACAAACGTCCATGTGGTTGGCAGCGTTTTGCCCTCAAG gTCCTGGATAAGTATGATGACAATACCTGGCTGGGACACAACTGGCGTACCACAGAGTCTGTCCCAGGGGAGTGGCCAGTGTCCTACCACGGGACAGACCAAAAATTTGTCAAAGCCATCATCGAACAGCACTTAAAG GCCGGCAATCGTAAACTTTATGGCAAAGGGATTTATTCGACTCCAGACATTGATATAGCGAAGGGTTTTGCCACAGAATTCACcgccaaaaagacaaaaaagaagtaCAAAGTGATTCTGCAGACTCGTATCAACCCTGAGCACAGGGAGAAATACAATGATGACAAGTACTGGATGGTTCCCATCTCTGAAGACGCATCAGACCAAGAACAGCAGGAGAAAGTTGAAAATGCCATCCGTCCTTATGGTCTTCTGTTACAGGAGATCTAA
- the gtse1 gene encoding G2 and S phase-expressed protein 1 isoform X1, whose translation MDCRADSDLFLLTDEKFDFDVSLSPASSKGDEDEDEVFVGPVSHKERCISVNVVSRLEGGGRGMRVSWSPLSGDQLEAVCQEAHKLADQLQCGELSQLHSEDVKTNSTTTDTAADRDEFVQDAEAKLGVLDQTASALSPIKRQTFCVQDSPMKQLPPAVQRQMQRGSSSNLVQSTRPGNSALSTWRASTASSTRPTATSRLSTSRLSTSSPAAGIKPQPRTGLRGKATLGVGVVLPSKPAAPTTSCSASKSRVEKTRLQPPSKAVGSWRRSPCSRSSSRAGSCEDLLSDSASVASDISDSSLNSSLLGKRALAPPTKSAVRNLSGVKAPPPQRRKVTERKNTSSSSSSVSSFNSSMSLSPAKGKLNSSLNRSLSASTGPAPSSISRPANHSRLRRSTVYATAEPASTTTGRRSLSTQARKLSEVERVKANRSTPLKKAEATPLKLTPTKTVLERAASNPTSASARTQSGFKTKSKPEALVLPTPSGGVRGVRQGDAPDVSKMLKPKRLMSVSSVESLPQKLSAGPLTPSAGNCGLLQGKARRPSALPTPVKRRTSAIPLATPTNQIRPTRPPPTSELEPELEPEPEPEPEPEPELASAKTERSCSPAHTDTQEVESVHAPDIQPFCLEEEEEEEHAALPSSPPKPDQSESPDSAAQSQGETEPSTNLIELETTEQSKTQEVLLLDLPAPSLQPQEKLLIDLTNTPDLIRTSSKTCTTTQQLIDLSSPLIKWSPEDKRENNAPLINLSF comes from the exons ctccaaaggtgatgaagatgaagatgaggtGTTTGTGGGCCCAGTCAGCCATAAAGAGAGGTGCATCTCTGTTAACGTGGTGTCTCGGCTTGAAGGCGGCGGTAGGGGCATGCGGGTGAGCTGGAGTCCACTGAGCGGCGATCAGCTGGAGGCTGTGTGTCAGGAAGCCCACAAACTAGCTGACCAGCTGCAGTGTGGTGAACTGAGCCAGTTACACAGCGAGGACGTCAAGACCAACAGTACGACCACCGACACCGCAGCTGACAGAGATGAGTTCGTCCAGGATGCCGAGGCCAAGCTGGGTGTGCTCGATCAGACCGCCAGTGCACTCAGCCCAATCAAACGGCAGACCTTCTGTGTGCAGGACAGTCCCATGAAGCAGCTTCCACCTGCTGTCCAGCGCCAAATGCAGAGAGGAAGTAGCTCTAACTTAGTCCAGTCCACTCGCCCCGGCAACTCAGCTCTATCCACTTGGCGTGCCAGCACAGCTTCGTCCACCCGCCCCACTGCCACCTCTAGACTCAGCACCTCTAGACTCAGCACCTCCAGCCCTGCGGCTGGGATCAAACCTCAGCCCAGGACAGGGCTGCGAGGGAAAGCCACGCTGGGGGTTGGTGTCGTGCTGCCAAGCAAACCGGCTGCCCCAACAACGTCCTGTTCAGCCAGTAAGAGCAGAGTGGAGAAAACCAGACTGCAACCACCGAGCAAA GCAGTGGGGAGTTGGAGGCGTAGTCCGTGCTCTCGCTCCTCCAGCAGGGCGGGGTCATGTGAGGATCTGCTCTCTGATTCAGCGAGCGTGGCGTCTGACATCAGCGACTCCTCCCTTAACTCCAGTCTGCTGGGAAAGCGTGCGCTGGCTCCGCCCACCAAG AGTGCTGTGAGGAACCTGTCAGGTGTGAAAGCCCCGCCTCCCCAGAGGAGGAAggtgacagagaggaagaacacGTCCTCATCCTCGTCATCAGTGTCCAGCTTCAACTCCAGCATGTCTCTGTCCCCAGCTAAAG gtAAGCTTAACTCCTCTCTGAACCGGAGTTTGAGTGCCTCCACTGGCCCCGCCCCCAGCAGTATCAGCAGACCGGCTAATCACAGCAGACTGCGCCGCTCCACTGTCTACGCCACCGCAGAGCCAGCGTCAACCACCACTGGCCGCCGCTCGCTTTCCACACAGGCCAGGAAGCTGTCAGAGGTGGAGCGTGTCAAAGCCAACAGGTCCACGCCACTAAAAAAAGCCGAGGCCACGCCCCTCAAGCTGACCCCCACCAAGACAGTTTTGGAGAGGGCCGCTTCAAACCCCACCTCGGCCTCAGCCCGGACACAGAGCGGATTCAAGACCAAATCCAAACCAGAGGCACTGGTCCTACCAACACCCAGCGGAGGAGTCAGAGGAGTCCGCCAAGGAGATG CTCCAGACGTCTCAAAGATGCTGAAGCCCAAGAGGCTGATGTCAGTGAGCAGTGTGGAGAG TCTTCCTCAGAAGCTCTCTGCTGGTCCTCTGACGCCCTCTGCTGGCAACTGTGGGCTGCTGCAGGGGAAGGCACGGCGTCCCTCCGCCCTTCCTACCCCAGTCAAGCGCAGGACATCTGCCATCCCCCTCGCCACGCCTACAAACCAGATAAGGCCCACCAGACCGCCACCAACCTCTGAGCTTGAGCCTGAGCTTGAACCTGAGCCTGAGCCTGAGCCTGAGCCTGAGCCTGAGCTTGCCTCAGCCAAGACAGAGAGAAGCTGCAG cccCGCCCACACAGATACACAGGAGGTGGAGTCCGTTCATGCCCCTGACATCCAGCCCTTCtgtctggaggaggaggaagaggaggagcatgCTGCCCTGCCCTCCAGCCCCCCAAAacctgaccaatcagagagccCGGATTCTGCGGCACAGAGTCAGGGTGAAACAGAGCCCAGTACGAACCTGATCGAACTGGAAACAACAGAGCAAAGCAAGACacaggag GTTCTCCTGTTGGATCTTCCCGCTCCGTCTCTGCAGCCTCAAGAGAAACTGCTCATCGACTTGACCAACACTCCCGACCTGATCCGGACCAGCAGCAAGACCTGCACCACAACTCAG CAGCTGATCGACCTGAGCTCTCCGCTCATCAAGTGGAGTCCAGAAGACAAGAGAGAGAACAACGCTCCACTCATCAACCTGTCCTTCTGA
- the gtse1 gene encoding G2 and S phase-expressed protein 1 isoform X2 codes for MDCRADSDLFLLTDEKFDFDVSLSPASSKGDEDEDEVFVGPVSHKERCISVNVVSRLEGGGRGMRVSWSPLSGDQLEAVCQEAHKLADQLQCGELSQLHSEDVKTNSTTTDTAADRDEFVQDAEAKLGVLDQTASALSPIKRQTFCVQDSPMKQLPPAVQRQMQRGSSSNLVQSTRPGNSALSTWRASTASSTRPTATSRLSTSRLSTSSPAAGIKPQPRTGLRGKATLGVGVVLPSKPAAPTTSCSASKSRVEKTRLQPPSKAVGSWRRSPCSRSSSRAGSCEDLLSDSASVASDISDSSLNSSLLGKRALAPPTKSAVRNLSGVKAPPPQRRKVTERKNTSSSSSSVSSFNSSMSLSPAKGKLNSSLNRSLSASTGPAPSSISRPANHSRLRRSTVYATAEPASTTTGRRSLSTQARKLSEVERVKANRSTPLKKAEATPLKLTPTKTVLERAASNPTSASARTQSGFKTKSKPEALVLPTPSGGVRGVRQGDAPDVSKMLKPKRLMSVSSVESLPQKLSAGPLTPSAGNCGLLQGKARRPSALPTPVKRRTSAIPLATPTNQIRPTRPPPTSELEPELEPEPEPEPEPEPELASAKTERSCSPAHTDTQEVESVHAPDIQPFCLEEEEEEEHAALPSSPPKPDQSESPDSAAQSQGETEPSTNLIELETTEQSKTQEVLLLDLPAPSLQPQEKLLIDLTNTPDLIRTSSKTCTTTQLIDLSSPLIKWSPEDKRENNAPLINLSF; via the exons ctccaaaggtgatgaagatgaagatgaggtGTTTGTGGGCCCAGTCAGCCATAAAGAGAGGTGCATCTCTGTTAACGTGGTGTCTCGGCTTGAAGGCGGCGGTAGGGGCATGCGGGTGAGCTGGAGTCCACTGAGCGGCGATCAGCTGGAGGCTGTGTGTCAGGAAGCCCACAAACTAGCTGACCAGCTGCAGTGTGGTGAACTGAGCCAGTTACACAGCGAGGACGTCAAGACCAACAGTACGACCACCGACACCGCAGCTGACAGAGATGAGTTCGTCCAGGATGCCGAGGCCAAGCTGGGTGTGCTCGATCAGACCGCCAGTGCACTCAGCCCAATCAAACGGCAGACCTTCTGTGTGCAGGACAGTCCCATGAAGCAGCTTCCACCTGCTGTCCAGCGCCAAATGCAGAGAGGAAGTAGCTCTAACTTAGTCCAGTCCACTCGCCCCGGCAACTCAGCTCTATCCACTTGGCGTGCCAGCACAGCTTCGTCCACCCGCCCCACTGCCACCTCTAGACTCAGCACCTCTAGACTCAGCACCTCCAGCCCTGCGGCTGGGATCAAACCTCAGCCCAGGACAGGGCTGCGAGGGAAAGCCACGCTGGGGGTTGGTGTCGTGCTGCCAAGCAAACCGGCTGCCCCAACAACGTCCTGTTCAGCCAGTAAGAGCAGAGTGGAGAAAACCAGACTGCAACCACCGAGCAAA GCAGTGGGGAGTTGGAGGCGTAGTCCGTGCTCTCGCTCCTCCAGCAGGGCGGGGTCATGTGAGGATCTGCTCTCTGATTCAGCGAGCGTGGCGTCTGACATCAGCGACTCCTCCCTTAACTCCAGTCTGCTGGGAAAGCGTGCGCTGGCTCCGCCCACCAAG AGTGCTGTGAGGAACCTGTCAGGTGTGAAAGCCCCGCCTCCCCAGAGGAGGAAggtgacagagaggaagaacacGTCCTCATCCTCGTCATCAGTGTCCAGCTTCAACTCCAGCATGTCTCTGTCCCCAGCTAAAG gtAAGCTTAACTCCTCTCTGAACCGGAGTTTGAGTGCCTCCACTGGCCCCGCCCCCAGCAGTATCAGCAGACCGGCTAATCACAGCAGACTGCGCCGCTCCACTGTCTACGCCACCGCAGAGCCAGCGTCAACCACCACTGGCCGCCGCTCGCTTTCCACACAGGCCAGGAAGCTGTCAGAGGTGGAGCGTGTCAAAGCCAACAGGTCCACGCCACTAAAAAAAGCCGAGGCCACGCCCCTCAAGCTGACCCCCACCAAGACAGTTTTGGAGAGGGCCGCTTCAAACCCCACCTCGGCCTCAGCCCGGACACAGAGCGGATTCAAGACCAAATCCAAACCAGAGGCACTGGTCCTACCAACACCCAGCGGAGGAGTCAGAGGAGTCCGCCAAGGAGATG CTCCAGACGTCTCAAAGATGCTGAAGCCCAAGAGGCTGATGTCAGTGAGCAGTGTGGAGAG TCTTCCTCAGAAGCTCTCTGCTGGTCCTCTGACGCCCTCTGCTGGCAACTGTGGGCTGCTGCAGGGGAAGGCACGGCGTCCCTCCGCCCTTCCTACCCCAGTCAAGCGCAGGACATCTGCCATCCCCCTCGCCACGCCTACAAACCAGATAAGGCCCACCAGACCGCCACCAACCTCTGAGCTTGAGCCTGAGCTTGAACCTGAGCCTGAGCCTGAGCCTGAGCCTGAGCCTGAGCTTGCCTCAGCCAAGACAGAGAGAAGCTGCAG cccCGCCCACACAGATACACAGGAGGTGGAGTCCGTTCATGCCCCTGACATCCAGCCCTTCtgtctggaggaggaggaagaggaggagcatgCTGCCCTGCCCTCCAGCCCCCCAAAacctgaccaatcagagagccCGGATTCTGCGGCACAGAGTCAGGGTGAAACAGAGCCCAGTACGAACCTGATCGAACTGGAAACAACAGAGCAAAGCAAGACacaggag GTTCTCCTGTTGGATCTTCCCGCTCCGTCTCTGCAGCCTCAAGAGAAACTGCTCATCGACTTGACCAACACTCCCGACCTGATCCGGACCAGCAGCAAGACCTGCACCACAACTCAG CTGATCGACCTGAGCTCTCCGCTCATCAAGTGGAGTCCAGAAGACAAGAGAGAGAACAACGCTCCACTCATCAACCTGTCCTTCTGA